Proteins found in one Pocillopora verrucosa isolate sample1 chromosome 12, ASM3666991v2, whole genome shotgun sequence genomic segment:
- the LOC131772435 gene encoding uncharacterized protein — protein sequence MWLVLNDLGMSERERGLERAEKDNERGDQHEINRCRDHQRGDLIEDEFDEEFWIKVHLKQNKGLSWNRAMDEVQVERLIQRFKESGEIACGNPALLMLKKWPVSKKYNDNPDKLPGLEQKINRFLEILLESELNSKNKYESFQDEDDKAKKTLMHYAAELGFLYVAKTLVRKCPKLLAVKTEDQRKPVKKRAMLPVESAIAAEKDDVSSFLVRVMWPERVQSLFSWTAGEMINPKPSVFNFKAIIENPKMKKTVVAVLDQMMIPHWPYLPKRQENYETEEEREAIEGVWTTITDDPLNYHFYYHILDGDEGGRPPKINIASDGCMKQIENKYFYCSNNSCLHAIAKSNNKEALQHPVVRMLIKTKWKSYGHLFLSLQAALYCIFLLCMSYSLLHAANKLDPTHYSGALDSLRGFCEVVTLLMVVFYICEEINQIRIEGRCYFAEWMTLFDWLGLLLILCIVPLRYMDHKAQWMVTSLAFLFNFLRIFKFSCVSRTTGLYTQTLAKIILHDVTRSMAVFIVIFFSFCGALTLSLCYSGSNENQELRGFGDVLMSGFRALSEQYPMAQNYSPFNWLSVLLMMAYMGTVTVILLNILIAQMSTTYTQAKKVARLEYDVDRILQLTRMERFPFLNLRVKYYKEGDWISEMKLAKELLEFSEDRSPWDSVEEKLNEIRDLMRKMVKQMRPGRE from the exons ATGTGGCTGGTGCTAAACGATTTGGGAATGAGCGAAAGAGAGCGAGGTTTGGAGCGCGCCGAAAAGGACAACGAACGAGGAGATCAGCATGAAATTAATCGCTGTCGTGATCACCAGCGAGGAGATTTGATAGAAGATGAGTTTGACGAGGAGTTCTGGATTAAG GTTCATTTAAAGCAGAACAAAGGTTTGTCATGGAACAGGGCTATGGATGAAGTCCAGGTTGAAAGACTGATTCAGAGATTCAAGGAAAGTGGAGAAATAGCTTGTGGGAACCCAGCTCTGCTGATGTTGAAGAAATGGCCAGTCTCCAAAAAGTACAACGATAATCCTGATAAACTGCCTGGACTTGAGCAAAAG ATAAATCGGTTCTTGGAGATTCTGTTAGAAAGCGAATTAAACTCAAAGAACAAATACGAGTCGTTCCAAGATGAGGATGACAAAGCGAAAAAGACATTAATGCACTATGCAGCAGAACTTGGCTTCTTGTATGTTGCTAAAACACTCGTGAGGAAATGTCCTAAGCTGCTGGCTGTGAAAACAGAAGATCAACGGAAACCTGTGAAGAAAAGAGCCATGTTACCGGTGGAATCGGCGATAGCAGCAGAGAAGGATGATGTGTCATCATTTTTAGTAAGAGTTATGTGGCCCGAAAG AGTTCAAAGCTTATTTTCCTGGACAGCAGGTGAAATGATCAATCCTAAACCATCTGTCTTCAATTTCAAGGCAATTATTGAGAATCCTAAAATGAAG AAAACAGTAGTGGCTGTATTAGACCAGATGATGATCCCTCACTGGCCATATCTTCCAAAACGCCAAGAAAACTATGAAACTGAGGAAGAGAGGGAGGCAATTGAGGGAGTCTGGACTACAATTACAGATGATCCGTTAaactatcatttttattatcatattttGGATGGAGATGAGGGAGGACGGCCCCCGAAGATAAATATAGCCTCAGATGGATGCATGAAGCAGATAGAAAACAAGTATTTTTACTGTAGCAACAATTCTTGTTTACATGCAATTGCAAAGAGCAACAATAAG gaagcTTTGCAGCATCCTGTGGTCAgaatgttgattaaaacaaaatggaaaagttatggaCACTTGTTTCTCAG cCTTCAAGCAGCATTGTATTGCATCTTCTTGCTGTGCATGTCATATTCCCTGCTGCATGCTGCAAACAAACTGGACCCCACCCATTACAGTGGTGCACTGGACTCACTGCGTGGATTTTGCGAGGTTGTCACTTTACTTATGGTTGTGTTTTACATCTGTGAGGAAATAAATCAGATAAGAAT AGAAGGGCGTTGTTATTTCGCAGAGTGGATGACCTTGTTTGACTGGTTAGGCTTGCTGTTGATATTGTGTATAGTACCGTTACGATACATGGATCATAAAGCACAGTGGATGGTGACATCTTTGGCCTTTTTGTTCAACTTCCTGAggatatttaaattttcatgtgtGTCAAG GACTACAGGATTATACACCCAAACCTTGGCCAAGATCATTTTACATGATGTAACAAGATCCATGGCAGTTTTTATTGTgatctttttctccttctgtgGTGCTTTGACTTTATCACTTTGTTACTCCGGATCCAATGAAAACCAAGAACTTCG TGGTTTTGGAGACGTCTTGATGAGCGGGTTTCGAGCACTGTCCGAGCAGTATCCAATGGCGCAAAATTACTCACCTTTCAA CTGGCTGTCAGTTCTTCTAATGATGGCGTATATGGGAACAGTGACTGTGATTCTGCTCAACATTCTCATTGCACAGATGAGTACAACTTACACACAGGCCAAGAAAGTCGCCCGTCTGGAATATGATGTGGATCGTATTTTACAGCTCACTCGCATGGAgagatttccttttctg AATTTACGCGTGAAGTATTACAAAGAGGGAGACTGGATCAGTGAAATGAAACTTGCAAAAG AACTTCTGGAATTTAGTGAAGATCGCAGTCCTTGGGATTCGGTTGAAGAGAAACTTAATGAGATCAG GGATCTGATGAGAAAGATGGTGAAACAGATGAGGCCTGGACGCGAATAA
- the LOC131772425 gene encoding uncharacterized protein → MKREDQELLERAEEKENNEEKPENEIHKQDDFFEDEFDREFWVKVRQKQSEGLSWSSAMNEVRVQRLIQKYKDNGELDSEDPALVMLKTWPTSKRYKDNPDKLLGLEQLISKFLVILLESELNSGNRYETFRDADDKTGKTLLHYAAQLGFLHVTKTLVKKCPGLLALKTKAQLKPEKKRGMLPIELALIAENDEVAAYIIRMMWHERVQSLFSWRPGDMTNPQPSFFSFKTIVKNPKMKKTVVAVLDQMVNPHWPHLPKRKDEYDNDDEEEGIEEAWTTIPDDPLDYHFYYHILDGDEGGRPPKIVSSEGLKQTDNEYFNLRDKSCLHLIAMSNNKEALQHPVVRMLIKTKWNRFGHWFLSLHAALYVIFLLFLSYSLIYGSTKLDPTQYRGAADSLRGICEVFTLFMVVFYICEEINQMRKERHSYFREWMNLFDWLGLVLILCIIPLRYTDNKAQWKVASLAFLFNFLRIFKFSCVTRTTGLYTKTLAKIIQRDVTRFMAVFVVVFLSFCGALFLSVQSSKQNQQFSGFEDVLLSGFRALSEQQPIAEDYSTFNWLSILLMLSYMGTVIVILLNILIAQMSTTYTQAKKVARLEYDVDRISLLTRMERFPFLNLRVKYYKEGDWISEMKLAKELLEFTEDRHHWESVEEKLDAIRDMMRKMVKQMRPDREQRAVSRDISE, encoded by the exons atgaaacGAGAGGACCAAGAGTTGTTAGAGCGAGCTGAGGAGAAAGAGAATAACgaagaaaaacctgaaaatgAAATACATAAACAAGACGATTTCTTCGAAGATGAATTTGACAGAGAGTTCTGGGTGAAG GTTCGTCAGAAGCAGAGTGAAGGACTGTCTTGGAGCAGTGCTATGAATGAAGTTCGAGTTCAAAGACTAATCCAGAAATACAAAGATAATGGGGAACTGGACAGTGAGGATCCTGCACTTGTGATGTTAAAAACTTGGCCAACATCCAAAAGATACAAAGACAATCCTGATAAACTACTAGGCCTTGAGCAGCTG ATTAGTAAGTTTTTGGTGATTCTATTGGAAAGTGAATTGAACTCAGGCAACAGATATGAAACATTCAGAGATGCGGATGATAAAACAGGAAAGACATTGCTACATTATGCTGCACAACTTGGCTTTTTACATGTCACCAAAACACTTGTGAAGAAATGTCCAGGACTGCTtgctttgaaaacaaaagctcAGCTTAAGCCCGAGAAGAAAAGAGGCATGTTACCAATTGAATTGGCATTAATAGCAGAGAATGATGAAGTGGCAGCATATATTATTAGAATGATGTGGCATGAAAG AGTACAGAGCTTATTTTCATGGAGACCAGGAGACATGACCAATCCACAGCCATCTTTCTtcagtttcaagacaattgTCAAGAATCCCAAAATGAAG aAAACTGTAGTGGCTGTACTTGACCAGATGGTAAACCCTCACTGGCCACACCTCCCAAAGCGCAAGGACGagtatgataatgatgatgaggaAGAAGGAATTGAAGAGGCCTGGACCACCATCCCTGATGACCCACTGGACTATCACTTTTATTATCATATTTTGGATGGTGACGAGGGAGGACGACCTCCAAAGATTGTGTCATCTGAAGGACTTAAGCAGACAGACAATGAATATTTTAATCTGAGGGACAAGTCGTGTTTGCATTTGATTGCTATGAGTAACAATAAG GAGGCTCTGCAACATCCTGTTGTCAGAATGTTGATAAAGACAAAATGGAACCGTTTTGGACATTGGTTTCTCAG CCTTCATGCAGCATTGTATGTGATCTTCTTGCTGTTCTTGTCCTATTCCTTGATTTATGGCTCTACCAAGCTGGACCCCACCCAATACAGGGGTGCTGCTGATTCACTACGAGGAATTTGTGAGGTTTTTACCCTTTTCATGGTTGTCTTCTACATCTgtgaagaaatcaatcaaatgaGAAA AGAGCGACACTCCTACTTTAGAGAATGGATGAATCTGTTTGACTGGTTAGGCCTGGTGTTGATCTTGTGTATAATACCTTTACGGTACACTGATAACAAAGCACAGTGGAAGGTGGCTTCTTTGGCTTTCTTGTTCAACTTCCTTAggatatttaaattttcttgtgtaaCAAG gaccACAGGGTTGTACACAAAGACTTTGGCCAAAATTATTCAGCGAGACGTGACGAGATTTATGGCAGTTTTTGTCGTGgtatttctttccttctgtGGGGCGTTGTTTTTGTCTGTGCAGTCTTCCAAGCAAAATCAACAATTCAG TGGTTTTGAAGACGTCTTGTTGAGCGGATTTCGTGCACTTTCAGAACAGCAACCGATTGCAGAAGATTACTCGACTTTCAA CTGGCTGTCGATTCTGTTGATGTTATCGTACATGGGAACAGTGATTGTGATTCTGCTCAACATTCTCATTGCCCAGATGAGTACGACCTACACACAGGCCAAGAAAGTCGCTCGTCTGGAATATGATGTGGATCGTATTTCACTGCTCACTCGCATGGAgagatttccttttctg AATCTGCGCGTAAAGTATTACAAAGAGGGAGACTGGATCAGTGAAATGAAACTCGCTAAAG AATTGCTGGAATTCACTGAAGATCGTCATCATTGGGAGTCAGTGGAAGAGAAGCTTGATGCGATCAG ggATATGATGAGAAAGATGGTCAAGCAGATGAGGCCTGATAGAGAACAGAGGGCTGTCAGTCGAGATATCTCTGAGTGA